One window of Paenibacillus albicereus genomic DNA carries:
- a CDS encoding carbohydrate ABC transporter permease, with translation MSIETGLAPGRRAGAASGKRPSPVLQKWKRFWRDIRRDAFCYLFLAPFLICFAIFIVIPVVLAATLGFTSYDGFGRLHFIGFANYLALFTQDIVFLTKALPNTFLFALLVGPGGYALSFLFAWLIHQLPLRVRDYYTLVFYAPSMAGAVALSVVWIAAFSGDRVGYVNHFLLTMGWIESPVVWLQDPDSLMKIMILVSLWMSFSVGFLAMLAGLQTVNRELYEAGRIDGISSRLQEVFYITIPSMKPQMLFSAVMTIVSTLKAGSISTQLTGMAVTPQYAGHLLINHVDDYAFIRFELGYASALSVILLLLSYFVMRFAYRLFHEKEEL, from the coding sequence ATGAGCATCGAGACGGGCCTCGCGCCCGGCCGCCGGGCCGGCGCGGCAAGCGGGAAGCGGCCGTCGCCGGTCCTGCAAAAATGGAAGCGCTTCTGGAGGGACATCCGCCGCGACGCGTTCTGCTATCTGTTCCTTGCCCCATTCCTCATCTGCTTCGCGATCTTCATCGTCATTCCGGTCGTGCTGGCGGCGACGCTCGGCTTCACCTCCTACGACGGGTTCGGCCGGCTGCACTTCATCGGCTTCGCCAATTACCTCGCGCTGTTCACCCAGGACATCGTCTTCCTGACGAAGGCTCTGCCCAATACGTTCCTGTTCGCGCTGCTCGTCGGTCCCGGAGGCTATGCGCTCTCGTTCCTGTTCGCCTGGCTCATCCACCAGCTGCCGCTGCGGGTGCGGGACTACTACACGCTCGTGTTCTACGCGCCGTCGATGGCGGGAGCGGTCGCCCTGTCGGTCGTCTGGATCGCGGCGTTCAGCGGCGACCGGGTCGGCTATGTCAACCACTTCCTGCTGACGATGGGCTGGATCGAGTCGCCGGTCGTCTGGCTGCAGGACCCGGACTCGCTGATGAAGATCATGATCCTCGTCTCGCTCTGGATGAGCTTCAGCGTCGGCTTCCTCGCCATGCTGGCCGGCTTGCAGACGGTCAACCGCGAGCTGTACGAGGCCGGGCGGATCGACGGCATCTCGAGCCGCCTGCAGGAGGTGTTCTACATCACGATCCCGTCGATGAAGCCGCAGATGCTGTTCAGCGCCGTCATGACGATCGTGTCCACGCTCAAGGCGGGCAGCATCTCGACGCAGCTGACCGGCATGGCGGTCACGCCCCAGTACGCCGGGCATCTCCTCATCAACCATGTCGACGACTACGCCTTCATCCGCTTCGAGCTCGGCTACGCCTCGGCGCTGTCCGTCATCCTGCTGCTGCTCAGCTACTTCGTCATGCGGTTCGCCTATCGCCTGTTCCACGAAAAGGAGGAGCTGTAA
- a CDS encoding carbohydrate ABC transporter permease, protein MNLRPQLRPLARPLRRLRSASPFQVALIAAFTALAAFMSLPIVFIFNHAFKPQNELFLFPPRFFVQNPTWRNFEALFLHASNATVPFTRYLFNSIVVLGLTLTSVIVISTMAAYALAKHRFHFKALILSLITLSLMFAPETVSIPRYLIVSGLGLNNTYFGHVLPALASPVAVFMLVGFISQIPGDLLEAARIDGAGHLGIFARIVLPLSAPAVATISILTFQAAWGDVETSTLFMQKEAMRTLAFYVNSLLSGLQNNVAGQNMAAAAGLLLFLPNLIIFLLFQRKVLESMVHSGIK, encoded by the coding sequence GTGAATCTCCGTCCGCAGCTTCGCCCGCTTGCGCGGCCGCTTCGCCGGCTCCGGTCCGCATCGCCGTTCCAGGTCGCCTTGATCGCGGCGTTCACCGCCCTGGCGGCGTTCATGTCGCTGCCGATCGTGTTCATCTTCAACCATGCGTTCAAGCCGCAGAACGAGCTGTTCCTGTTTCCGCCGCGCTTTTTCGTCCAGAATCCGACGTGGCGCAACTTCGAGGCGCTGTTCCTGCACGCCTCGAACGCGACGGTGCCGTTCACGCGCTACCTGTTCAACAGCATCGTCGTGCTCGGCCTGACGCTGACCTCCGTCATCGTCATCAGCACGATGGCCGCCTACGCGCTGGCCAAGCATCGGTTCCACTTCAAGGCGCTCATCCTGTCCCTCATCACGCTGTCGCTCATGTTCGCGCCGGAGACGGTGTCGATCCCGCGCTACCTGATCGTCAGCGGCCTCGGCCTGAACAACACCTACTTCGGCCACGTGCTGCCGGCGCTTGCGTCCCCGGTCGCGGTGTTCATGCTCGTCGGCTTCATCTCGCAGATTCCGGGCGACCTGCTCGAGGCGGCGCGGATCGACGGGGCCGGACATCTCGGCATCTTCGCCCGGATCGTGCTGCCGCTGTCCGCGCCGGCCGTGGCGACGATCTCGATCCTCACGTTCCAGGCGGCGTGGGGCGATGTGGAGACGTCGACGCTGTTCATGCAAAAGGAGGCGATGCGGACGCTCGCCTTTTACGTGAACAGCCTGCTCAGCGGGCTGCAGAACAACGTGGCCGGCCAGAACATGGCCGCAGCCGCCGGCCTGCTCCTCTTCCTCCCGAACCTCATCATCTTCCTGCTCTTCCAGCGCAAGGTGCTGGAGAGCATGGTCCACTCCGGGATCAAATGA
- a CDS encoding YIP1 family protein — protein sequence MTKWMACLLASVLLLAAASPAAAALPYRTFYYDANQSDWFRIQPVYEPAGAYSAQLEEPSDLMPGPDGSIYVADKKADRVVVLAPDGAVRRIVGEADGPGRLSSPEGLFAAADGRLYVADSGNQRIAVFGPDGSFQREYRKPKSPLLGAEAFVPTKLAVDRRGVLYIALNSSYQGLVRIDPQGEFMGYFGANKADTSMLNWLKKLVLNKEQLAKEKAALPKPIANIAIDGDGFLYTATAGGEGKGALRKLNAGGVDAFKNKTLVNGHGIVDAAIDGDGFLYAVDLDSGFISVYDRSAEALFAFGRVDKETQQYGIVGYPTAIGVDADRAVWIADAATGSVHKFVRTAFGRQALTAMALYQDGRYEESKPYWEDVYARNDMFGATFQGLGKVYLHEGDDAKALSFMRTAFDTDGYSKAFWQLRLEWLQSRFVPLLGGLAALALLLRFGGRLVRRRLRRRPLPERGSRLLGHLRTYGTVMLHPYEAFYRLKEARVPAWLTAALLGAAIAAKTANVYGTGFLFDPVDRADINLLRELGLFLLPWATWVVANYLVCSVRDGEGRFREVVQGSVYALAPYVFLSVPRLVFSNVATLDEQVLVSFTSGLMLLWLGVLFFVMTQVIHNFDFVETIRGSAVTVFAIGTIWLFGFIVFGLSYNLLDFIQELYKEASFHR from the coding sequence ATGACGAAATGGATGGCTTGCCTGCTCGCGTCCGTGCTGCTGCTCGCCGCCGCCTCGCCGGCCGCCGCCGCGCTTCCGTACCGGACGTTCTACTACGACGCCAACCAGTCGGACTGGTTCCGCATCCAGCCGGTCTATGAGCCGGCCGGGGCGTACTCGGCGCAGCTCGAGGAGCCGTCCGACCTGATGCCCGGCCCGGACGGCAGCATCTATGTCGCGGACAAAAAAGCCGACCGCGTCGTCGTGCTCGCCCCGGACGGAGCCGTCAGGAGGATCGTCGGCGAGGCGGACGGACCGGGCCGCCTCAGCTCGCCGGAGGGGCTGTTCGCCGCCGCAGACGGACGGCTGTACGTCGCCGACTCCGGCAATCAGCGGATCGCGGTGTTCGGACCGGACGGATCGTTCCAGCGGGAGTACCGCAAGCCGAAGTCGCCGCTGCTCGGCGCCGAGGCGTTCGTCCCCACGAAGCTCGCCGTCGATCGGCGCGGCGTCCTGTACATCGCGCTGAACTCCTCCTACCAAGGCCTCGTGCGGATCGATCCGCAGGGCGAGTTCATGGGGTACTTCGGCGCGAACAAGGCGGACACGTCGATGCTGAACTGGCTCAAGAAGCTTGTCCTGAACAAGGAGCAGCTGGCCAAGGAGAAGGCCGCGCTGCCGAAGCCGATCGCCAACATCGCGATCGACGGGGACGGCTTCCTTTATACGGCTACCGCGGGCGGCGAAGGCAAGGGCGCTCTGCGCAAGCTCAATGCGGGCGGCGTGGACGCCTTCAAGAACAAGACGCTCGTGAACGGCCACGGCATCGTGGACGCCGCGATCGACGGGGACGGCTTCCTGTACGCCGTCGACCTCGACTCGGGCTTCATCAGCGTCTACGACCGCTCCGCCGAAGCGCTCTTCGCCTTCGGCCGCGTGGACAAGGAGACGCAGCAGTACGGCATCGTCGGCTACCCGACGGCGATCGGCGTCGACGCGGACCGCGCGGTGTGGATCGCCGATGCCGCCACCGGCTCGGTGCACAAGTTCGTCCGCACGGCGTTCGGGCGCCAGGCGCTGACGGCGATGGCGCTCTACCAGGACGGCCGCTACGAGGAGAGCAAGCCGTACTGGGAGGACGTCTACGCGCGCAACGACATGTTCGGCGCCACCTTCCAGGGACTGGGCAAGGTTTACCTGCATGAGGGCGACGACGCCAAGGCGCTGTCGTTCATGCGGACGGCGTTCGATACGGACGGCTACTCCAAGGCGTTCTGGCAGCTGCGGCTGGAATGGCTGCAAAGCCGCTTCGTGCCGCTGCTCGGAGGGCTCGCCGCGCTGGCGCTGCTGCTGCGCTTCGGCGGCAGGCTCGTCCGTCGCCGTCTTCGCCGCCGCCCGCTGCCGGAGCGCGGATCGCGCCTCCTGGGCCATCTGCGTACCTACGGCACCGTCATGCTGCATCCGTACGAGGCGTTCTACCGGCTCAAGGAAGCGCGCGTGCCGGCATGGCTCACGGCGGCGCTGCTCGGCGCCGCGATCGCCGCCAAGACGGCGAACGTCTACGGGACCGGATTCCTGTTCGATCCGGTCGACCGCGCGGACATCAACCTCCTCCGGGAGCTCGGCCTGTTCCTCCTCCCGTGGGCGACCTGGGTCGTCGCCAACTATCTCGTCTGCAGCGTGCGGGACGGGGAGGGCCGGTTCCGGGAGGTCGTGCAGGGCAGCGTCTACGCGCTGGCGCCGTATGTGTTCCTGTCGGTCCCGAGGCTCGTCTTCTCCAACGTCGCCACGCTCGACGAGCAGGTGCTCGTCTCGTTTACCTCGGGGCTGATGCTGCTGTGGCTCGGCGTCCTGTTCTTCGTCATGACGCAGGTCATCCACAACTTCGACTTCGTGGAGACGATCCGGGGCTCGGCGGTGACCGTATTCGCGATCGGCACGATCTGGCTGTTCGGCTTCATCGTGTTCGGACTGAGCTACAACCTGCTGGACTTCATCCAGGAGCTGTACAAGGAGGCGAGCTTCCATCGTTAA
- a CDS encoding DUF5696 domain-containing protein, with product MSRRTKLAAAAVLAALAAAALLLAGSGSRPTAAETYARLGLDPAPAARAALAKGEAWQPAADGRGYALAAENGSFRLRIRPRDGSIEVEDRRSGYRWSSSPSREELAREKVKGLPLANLQSPFVLTLVRTEGKDQTIRESLNSLSKGMRLELLRTADGVEARYFFPDRKIGFAVRYALTEAGLKASVPAAGLVEQGGYAVFSLDLLPFFGAAEAGEDGYLFVPDGPGGLIRFDAERAGRSKGYAHQVYGAELARTDSWTRDAQLREDIAYPAFGLKRGGHAFLAVLSEGEGAAVIAAVPPGVKSSRYSVHASQLYREEYLYRMSRLAAPTKAVQKQRLDVDREVEYRFLNGGDADYAGMAASYRDWLIAEGRLGEPLRPAEHVPLQLQIMGGNYEKAFGRIRYVAATTFRQAAEMVRSLRVKGVASARIVYYGWQNRGDYDTEKRFPIESALGGEDAARSFLAEMKALGAKVDFYEDFLWVDEASGASGKTDAVRGIDGTAFTDDGWFLAKPAFSAAAAADTVDRLRELGASGIVYGGLGDTVFNDYEPDGIRPRAFTAEVYGGVLDYTRRQLGSASVKRGNAYVLGHVDAILELPSDSSRDFMIDETVPFYPIALHGYVPYAFGPANLRDDDTREFLRAIEYGALPSFFVTHDDSRKLKETPSDFLYSSRFDKWEERIAQEYARFDELAGVLALRIVGHEKLGPERYATTYEDGTRVVVDYAAGDYAIEKGGGA from the coding sequence ATGTCCCGCCGCACGAAGCTCGCGGCCGCGGCCGTCCTGGCCGCGCTCGCGGCTGCGGCGCTGCTGCTCGCCGGATCGGGCTCCCGCCCGACGGCCGCCGAGACGTACGCGCGTCTCGGCCTTGATCCCGCTCCTGCGGCCCGGGCCGCGCTCGCCAAGGGCGAGGCGTGGCAGCCGGCCGCGGACGGGCGGGGGTACGCGCTGGCCGCCGAGAACGGCTCCTTCCGCCTGCGCATCCGGCCCCGGGACGGCTCGATCGAGGTCGAGGACCGGCGGTCGGGCTACCGCTGGTCGAGCAGCCCGTCCCGGGAGGAGCTGGCGCGGGAGAAGGTCAAGGGCCTGCCGCTCGCCAACCTGCAGTCCCCGTTCGTGCTGACGCTCGTCCGCACCGAGGGCAAGGACCAGACGATCCGGGAGTCGCTGAACAGCCTCAGCAAGGGCATGCGGCTCGAGCTGCTTCGCACCGCCGACGGCGTCGAGGCCCGCTACTTCTTTCCGGACCGGAAGATCGGCTTCGCCGTCCGCTACGCGCTGACCGAAGCCGGCCTGAAGGCGTCCGTTCCGGCGGCCGGCCTCGTCGAGCAAGGCGGCTATGCCGTATTCTCGCTCGACCTGCTGCCCTTCTTCGGCGCGGCGGAGGCGGGCGAGGACGGCTACCTGTTCGTGCCGGACGGCCCGGGCGGCTTGATCCGGTTCGACGCGGAGCGCGCCGGCCGGTCCAAGGGCTACGCCCATCAGGTGTACGGAGCCGAGCTGGCCCGGACGGACTCCTGGACCCGCGACGCCCAGCTGCGCGAGGACATCGCCTATCCGGCGTTCGGGCTGAAGCGGGGCGGGCATGCGTTCCTGGCCGTGCTGTCCGAGGGCGAGGGGGCGGCCGTCATCGCCGCGGTGCCGCCCGGCGTCAAGTCGTCCCGGTACAGCGTGCACGCGAGCCAGCTGTACCGGGAGGAATATCTGTACCGGATGAGCCGGTTGGCCGCGCCGACCAAGGCCGTGCAGAAGCAGCGGCTGGACGTCGACCGGGAGGTGGAGTACCGCTTCCTGAACGGCGGCGATGCCGATTATGCCGGCATGGCGGCGTCCTACCGGGACTGGCTGATCGCGGAGGGCCGGCTCGGAGAGCCGCTGCGGCCGGCGGAGCATGTGCCGCTGCAGCTGCAGATCATGGGCGGCAACTACGAGAAGGCGTTCGGCCGCATCCGCTACGTCGCCGCCACCACGTTCCGCCAGGCCGCCGAGATGGTGCGCTCCTTGCGGGTGAAAGGGGTCGCCTCCGCTCGGATCGTCTACTACGGCTGGCAGAACCGGGGCGACTACGACACGGAGAAGCGGTTTCCGATCGAGTCCGCGCTGGGAGGGGAGGACGCCGCCCGCTCCTTCCTGGCGGAGATGAAGGCGCTCGGCGCGAAGGTGGATTTCTACGAAGACTTCCTTTGGGTGGACGAAGCCTCGGGCGCGAGCGGCAAAACCGACGCCGTACGGGGAATCGACGGCACGGCGTTCACCGACGACGGCTGGTTCCTCGCCAAGCCCGCCTTCTCGGCGGCCGCGGCGGCGGATACGGTCGACCGGCTGCGCGAGCTCGGCGCGAGCGGCATCGTGTACGGCGGCTTGGGCGATACGGTGTTCAACGATTACGAGCCGGACGGCATCCGGCCGCGCGCGTTCACGGCCGAGGTGTACGGCGGCGTGCTCGACTACACGCGCCGCCAGCTCGGCTCGGCGTCCGTCAAGCGTGGCAACGCCTACGTGCTCGGCCATGTCGACGCCATCCTGGAGCTGCCCTCCGACTCGAGCCGCGATTTCATGATCGACGAGACGGTGCCGTTCTACCCGATCGCGCTGCACGGCTACGTCCCGTATGCGTTCGGCCCGGCCAACCTGCGCGACGACGACACCCGGGAGTTCCTGCGGGCGATCGAGTACGGCGCCCTGCCCTCGTTTTTCGTCACGCACGACGACTCCCGCAAGCTGAAGGAGACGCCGTCGGACTTCCTCTACAGCAGCCGCTTCGACAAGTGGGAGGAGCGGATCGCGCAGGAGTACGCGCGGTTCGACGAGCTGGCCGGCGTGCTCGCGCTGCGCATCGTCGGCCATGAGAAGCTCGGTCCGGAGCGGTACGCGACGACCTACGAGGACGGCACGAGAGTCGTCGTCGACTACGCGGCAGGCGATTATGCCATCGAGAAAGGAGGAGGAGCATGA